A window of Staphylococcus lloydii genomic DNA:
TATCGAGGGCAATTAGATATTAAAATTGCGTTTACTACTAATGGCTCAATATATCACGAAAAATTTGGGATTTTTACTGATCAAAATAATAATTCAATTGCATTTTCAGGTTCTGCTAATGAAACATATAATGGATTGAGTCAAAATTTTGAAAAAATAGATGTTTATTCAAATAAGCAAGATAAACATAGAATTGATAATGCAATAGTGGATTTCGAAAAATTATGGGCAAATGAAACTAATGAATTAAAAGTAATAAATTTACCAGAAACTATAAGAAAAAAAATGATTGAATACAAATCTTCAGTACCGCCGCTTGCCTTAAAAAATAAAGAATTAGAAGCAAATGAAAGAAGGATTGAACCTAGAAAATATCAAAAAGAAGCAATCAATAGCTGGAAAACAGCAGGATACAAAGGGATATTAGAAATGGCTACAGGAACAGGTAAAACTATAACTAGTCTATTAGCAGCAAAAGATTTTAATGAAACAGTAAAAACTTGTGTGACTGTTATAGTAGTTCCATTTCAGCATTTAGTGAACCAATGGGAAAAAGATATTAATTTTATTTTAGGAACAGATGTAGTTAAATGTATGGGATCTCAATCTTCATGGATAAATAAAGCGAAAGAAATGGTTCAAGAGTATAATTTAGGACTTATTGATCAATTTGTAGTAGTGACTACTTATAAAACTGCAACATCATCTCATTTTAAAAATCTATTTAGAAAATTGAACAATTCAGCAATGCTGATTACAGACGAATGTCATTACATAACTTTTAAAGGATTCAAAGATTTCCCATTTGAGAAATTCAAAGCTCGACTAGGTCTGTCAGCAACGCCAGATCGTTGGTGGGATGAAGAAGGTACCTCTTATATGAAAAAATCAATTGGAGAAGTAGTCTATGAATATACTCTAGATCAAGCTATTAGTAATGAAAAATTAACAAAATATGATTATTATCCACATCTTGTTGAATTTAATGAATCAGAAATGCTGGAATATAATAAAATTACACAACAAATTATTAATCATTTAAATAAAGATGACATTGATACCAAAGAAAAATTAGAAGGTTTATTTAGAAAAAGGTCTAATTTAATCAATAAAGCTAGAAATAAGATAAAAGTTTTCTTGCAAGATTTTAAAACAGAGGACCTTGATAAAATCTCTCATACACTAGTTTATTGTGCACCTGGTGACATAGAAATGATTGTGAAATCAATTTCAGATCTAGGTGTTAAAGTTTCTAAATTTAATTCGGATGTTAATAACAAGGATAGAGAAAAGTTGCTAACTATGTTTGAACAAGCACAAATTCAGGTTTTAGTTGCTATTAAATGTTTAGATGAGGGTGTAGATGTGCCGGCAACTAAAACAGCTTATTTTTTAGCAAGTACATCTAACCCTAGAGAATTAGTACAAAGACGAGGACGAATTCTTCGAAATCATAAAGGAAAATCTTTTGCGGTAATACATGATTATATTGTTTTACCAATTGGGTTAACTTATGACGATTTTTATAAAATTGCAGTAAAAGAATTGCCTAGATTTTCTGAATTTAATGATAGTGCTATAAATACAACACAAAATAAAATAGAGATGAGTAAAGTATTAGAAGATTATAATCTAACACACTTAATGTATAAAAAACCATGGGATGTATATAAAGAAACGAAGGAGTTGTATGATAATGACAGCATTAAATAATGAATTAAGTAAAAGATTATCAAATTTGGACGATGAGTATGAAACATTATTAAGACCATTGCTTAATGATTTAGCAAGTGCGAATACAAGCACAGAAGAAACATTAGCGAAAGATAAGTTCAAAAAACAATTAAGCGAATTTATTAAAGAAAGAGATGAACAGTGATATGAAACTTATTAGGATGGATTTAGAAAATTTTAGACAATATTATGGTAAACAGTCTATTGATTTTGCATATCAAGGTGATCAAAACACTACTATTCTGTTTGGGGAAAATGGTAAAGGAAAAACAGGTATATATAGAGCTATTATGTTTGTGTTATTTGGTTCAAAGAAAATTTCTCAAGATACAGCTAATGAAAATATACATTTGACAAATTTTAAGATTATTGATGATACTTCGGGACCAGCTCAGTCTTCCGTTACATTAAAATTTGAGCATGAAAATAATGTTTATGAAATTAAAAGAGTAATGAAG
This region includes:
- a CDS encoding DEAD/DEAH box helicase family protein; this translates as MFDSLTFKLQYRSSHDNLFEHFYKPCLNNAIKYDRASGYFTSESLKLLAEGLDVFLFNGGQIRIVANPNLSQEDIEAIEKGHAARESVIERRLLKEIELSYKTIEDDTLNVLSWLIYRGQLDIKIAFTTNGSIYHEKFGIFTDQNNNSIAFSGSANETYNGLSQNFEKIDVYSNKQDKHRIDNAIVDFEKLWANETNELKVINLPETIRKKMIEYKSSVPPLALKNKELEANERRIEPRKYQKEAINSWKTAGYKGILEMATGTGKTITSLLAAKDFNETVKTCVTVIVVPFQHLVNQWEKDINFILGTDVVKCMGSQSSWINKAKEMVQEYNLGLIDQFVVVTTYKTATSSHFKNLFRKLNNSAMLITDECHYITFKGFKDFPFEKFKARLGLSATPDRWWDEEGTSYMKKSIGEVVYEYTLDQAISNEKLTKYDYYPHLVEFNESEMLEYNKITQQIINHLNKDDIDTKEKLEGLFRKRSNLINKARNKIKVFLQDFKTEDLDKISHTLVYCAPGDIEMIVKSISDLGVKVSKFNSDVNNKDREKLLTMFEQAQIQVLVAIKCLDEGVDVPATKTAYFLASTSNPRELVQRRGRILRNHKGKSFAVIHDYIVLPIGLTYDDFYKIAVKELPRFSEFNDSAINTTQNKIEMSKVLEDYNLTHLMYKKPWDVYKETKELYDNDSIK